DNA from Chitinophaga pendula:
CACCGCCAAAGGATCCCTGCCTGAGCTGAACTTCAGCGAACTGCAGGGCCGCGTCGTCGAAGCCTCCGGCTACGACCTGCTGGAAGAAATACTTCCCCTGCACCTTTTCCGCTTCCGGGGCTTCGCCGTCCTTAATGTCTGCGATGTCACCGCCGAACAATCCGTCGACAATATCAAAAATGTCCGGCTTACACGTACCCCCGGCAATGAAGAAGAAAGCTATAACAGCGTCATCCGCTCCCTTAAAACACTTGTAAAAAACGATCGCATAGAATTCGACCTCTTTCCCTTCGTAAGGGTCAATGGTAAACCGGTATACGGCTACGTAAAAGGCGGCAACGGCATCCTCTTCTCCGTTTGGGGCGAACAAACACTCACCCCCGAACAATTCAGCGAAGTAGCAGAAGCATATTGCGCCAACCCGAAATCCTTCTTCTCCCCGGATATCAATGGCCGTGTGGAAATCAAAATGAAGTATCTCGACGGATTCCGCAACGCTGGCGTACGCTCACTGGCACTATTACCGCTATTCTATAACCATAACCCCGTAGGCGTACTCTGTATGCATACCTGGAAAGACCAGACCTTCGACGAGAAGATCATTGCCCTACTCGAACCAGCCATCTCACCCATCGGACAACTGCTGCAGATCTATATCGACGAATTCAATCTCGAACTGGAAAATATCATCAAAGAACATTTTACCTCCATACAACCTTCCGTACAGTGGAAATTCAATGAAGTAGCCTGGCACTACCTCCACGCACGGAAAAAACACCGCCCCCTGGTATCCGAACGTATCGACTTCAAAGAAGTATACCCCATCTATGGCGCCGTCGACATCCGCAACTCCACCGTAGAACGTAACATGGCCATCAAAGCCGACCTGGAAAACCACCTCCAGATACTCAGCGATACCCTGGCCGAGCTACAACCCTACGACCCGTCCTCCCTCATGCAGGAAATGAGGTTCAACTGCAGCAAATGGCAACAGACACTCCAGAAAGCAGAACTGGGCAGCCTGGCCGAAAATACCCTCAACAACTTCCTGGCGGAAGAAAGCTGCCAATATCTTCACTACGTCCGCGAACAAGACCCCAAAGCAACACCCATAGTCGATAAGTTCCTGGGCATGCTCCAGGCGCCCGATGGACCCATCCACCATCACCGCCATGCCCTCGAAGTATCCATGCAGCTCATCAACACCACCGTCAATAACTACTTCGAAAACGAAAAAGAACAACTGCAAAGAGCTTATCCGTGCTACTTCGAAAAGTTCCGCACCGATGGCGTCGAATACGATGCCTACATCGGACAGTCTATCTCACCGGATAAACCTTTCAACCCCCTCCACCTGAAAAATATCCGCCTCTGGCAACTGTCATCCATGGTGGCCGTCACCCGGCTCACCCATGCACTCATCTCCGAGATGGCCCGCCCGCTCGAAACCACACAGCTCATATTCATACACAACCATACCATTGATATCAGCTTCCGCCGCGATGAACGCAAGTTCGACGTAGAAGGCGCCTACAATATCCGCTACCAGATGATCAAAAAAAGGATCGATAAAGTACATATCAAAGGCACCACCGAACGCCTTACCCAACCGGGTAAGATCGCACTCATCTACTCCGGCGAACGCGATGTCGCAGAATACCGCCCGTTCATCGCCTACCTGCAGGAAACAAACGCATTGTCAAATGAACTGGAAGAACTCGAACTCGAAGAACTACAAGGACTCAGCGGCCTTAAAGCACTCCGCGTCAGCGTCATCTACTCCTCACCTGGTACCTGCTAGCAGCAGGCAGCACTTCCCTCTTTGCCCAGACAGGTTGCAAAAAATGCAAGAGCGGTAACCAATCCGTACAACATACCCTCGATCTCCTGCGACAGGCAAAAACCAAATAAAGACAATTAACCTGGTAATAAATAAAGCCGGTAGTCCCGAAAGGACTACCGGCTTTATCATTACGGATGACCAGCACTACTCACTTCGTAAAGAACGAACCGGGTTCGTCAACGCTGCCCGCACCGATTGAAAACTCACCGTCAACAACGCAATCAACACCGTCATCAGACCGGCCAGCACAAACATCCACCATTGTATCTCTATATGATAAGCAAAGTCCTCCAGCCACTGGCTCATCATATACCAGGATAGGGGAGTACCCACCACGATAGCAATCAATACCAGCCTCACCATATCTTGGGACAACAATCGCACAATACTGGCTGAAGAAGCTCCCAATACCTTCCGGATGCCGATCTCCTTCGTACGCCGCGTCACATTATATGCCGTCAGCCCCAATATACCCAGGCAGGTAATGAACAGCGTGAAAAGAGAAAATACCTTCACGATCTGGCCAAACTGCTGGTCCGACTTATACTGCTGATCAAACAACTCATCCATAAAATGATACTCAAAAGGATACCCGGGATACTGCGCATCCCAGACCTGCTTCACCGCTGTAATCGTCTGCTGCACATCCTTCGTATCTACCCGAATCGTATAATAAGCCCCTCCATTATAATACCAGTGTATCATCGGTAAGATCGACTCTTTCAACGACCGCTGATGGTAGTCATCCACCACCCCGGTAATCACCGTATGATCCAGCTTGCTGATCTGTAAACTTAATTTCTGACCTACAGCCGCCTCCGGCGACGCAAAACCGAGTATCTTGGCCGCCTGCCGGCTGATGATTACCTGGTTCTCATAAGGGTATCCCTCCCGGAAATTATCCCCCGCCGCCATCTTCATTTGCATATTCGGAATGAAATGCGCATCAATCCCATACAGGTAAAACGTTAGCCCTTCATTACTTTTACTGCCATACCTCGATATCCCGGACATGGTCGCCAGCTCATGCAGGCTCACTCCGGGTAACGAACCGGACATCGCCACCTGCGTTACATGCGGCAACCGCGACAACGACTCCCGCAACGTTTTGTTCTGCAGATTCACCGTCGAATCTGGCATCCCCGTAATTGCATTTTTAACGACCAACACCTGCGACGGATTCAGGCCCAGGTCCTGCCCACGCATAAAAGATAATTGACGATACACGATCAGCGATGCTGACAGCACCAGCAAAGCAGCAGCAAACTGCCCCACCACCAGCATACGCCGCAACAGGTTACCCTGCGAAGTACCGGTACTCGTACGCTGCATCACCGTGATCGCCTTCGTCCCCGACAACGAGATCGCCGGATACAAACCCGACAGCAAACAATTGAACACGAAAATAGCAGCACAGATACCCCAGAACGTCCGGGAACTGAAGAGCTGCAAAACAATAGGTTTCCCGATCAGCTGAACATAAGCAGGCGTCAGTAACTGCACGATCATCAATGCCAGACACATCGCCAATAAGTTCACCAGTATCGTCTCCACCATCAGCTGCCTGATCAGCAACGACCGCGAAGAACCCAGCACCCGCCGCATGCCGATCTCCTTCACCCGGTTACTGGCTCGGGCAGTGCTCAGGTTCACATAGTTGACAGACCCGATCAGCAACACCAACACCGCGATCATCAGCATAAACCGCACACTCTTCGCATCCCCGTTGATCTCCGGCTCGAACGTCTTGTGAGAATATAAATGAATATCCTTGATAGGCTCCGCCGTAAAACGGTTGTTTTGAATAAACTCTTTGGAAATAGGTAACAACTTGCGGTTCACCACCGCCAAGTCCGCCCCGGGCGCCAACTGCACATAAGTGAAATTGTTATTACCCTGCCAATTGTCCATCTTCCATCCCATACTCGATAAGGTAGGGAAAGATACCAGCATATCGAATTTCAGATGCGTATTCGGTGGCACATCCTTGATCACACCCGTCACCGTTAGCAATAACTGCAGCGCCTTGATCGTCTTACCCTTCGCCGGCGAATCCCCGAACAAACGCCGCGCCAGCGACGCCGTCAGCACCACCTGCATAGGCGCATCCAGCGCATGCGCCGATACCCCCTCCACAAATGGGAAATTGAACATGGTAAATACCGTCGGATCAGCAGCATACACCTTATCCACGATATACGATTGATTACCATAATTCACCGTAGAGAACTCCTCCATCGTCTGCAAACGCACCGTCTCCATCACCTCCGGTAACCGCTTCTTCATAATTGCCGCCAACGGAAAGTTCGTCTCACAATCCGTCACCACATACTCCCCGTCCTTGTAACGGTCCATCGTCACCCGGTAAATGTCCTTCGCCTTCGGATGAAAATCCTCATAGCTGTACTCAAATTGTACGAAATCTATCAGGAAAAGGAAGGCTGCCGTAGCCAATGCCAACCCCAACACATTAATGACAGTATAAAAACTGTCCTTACGGAGATTACGCCAGGCAATTTTCAGGTAGTTGATCAGCATGATGATATTTTGGTTGTAATGCCAGCGGATGCAAGAATGCTGCCATATCCGGATAAGCGCTGCCATAGCAGTAGAACGGATAAAGCACCTGTCTCGTTTGTTCGCATGCGAACGGCCCGATGTACGAAAACGAACAGTCAGTAAAATAAAAAGAAATATAGATATTTGCGCCTGCTTACACCTTTCCACATGCACTTCACCGTCATCTTATCTTGCCTGCTTCTCTTATTGCCTGGGTATACCCTCCCGGCACATGCACAAAAAATAACACTATCCCGCCAGATAGACCAGCTAATCCAAAGCGATACCCCACATCGCTTCAATGGCATGATCAGCATCTTCCGGAATGGAAAGGAAATATACCATAACAACAAAGGCTGGGCCGATCTGGAGAAAAAACAACCGTTCACCGCCAACGCCCAATTTACCATCGCCTCCATCAGCAAACAAATAGCCGCCGTACTCATACTGCAACAGGTCGCCAACCACCGCATCCAACTGGATAAACCAATAGGCGAATACCTGCCGGACCTGCCGCATAACTGGAAACAGCAGGTTACCATACAACAATTGCTCACCCACACGTCCGGCCTCAACAAACAGGGAGACTCCCTCGAAAACAAACCAGGTACCCGCTACGCCTATAGCAACACAGGATACATCCTTCTGGGGCGCGTACTCGAAAAAGTAACCGGCTCCTCCTATGCTGTACTGACAGCAACACTGTTCCGCCAATGCAAAATGTATCACTCCCTGGCCCCTGCAGATAATACAGCACAGATAGATACATCGACTATCGTACAGGGGTATACGGAAAATGAACAACGCCGGCTGGAACCCGCACGTAGATTATGGTTACCCTTTTATGCGCCGGCAGGTGCCACCGTATCAACCGTGTCAGACCTGCAGCAGTGGCTCCAATGTTTGCATAATGGCAGATTACTGCCGCCCGCCTTATACAAAAACATGATTACACCAGCTATTACCTACGAACACCGCTGGGGCACATTGGGATACGGATACGGTCTCATGATCAATCAACAGCAGGATATACCAGAGATTGGTCACAGCGGATATGTCGAAGGATTTATCGCCACAGCAGTTACCTTCCCTCAGGCCCGCCTCTCCCTGGTCATCCTCGAAAACGTATCCTGGGACCCCGCCGATATGTCCCGCGTATATCGCCATCATGATAACATCCGCACACTCATCCGCGAAAAAATAAAAACAGATCAGTTTAAATAAACGAGTATTTTTCTTTGATTGTCAATACCACTATTATTATTGTAGTAAATGGCTCACAATGCCCTGCAATAGCGAACTTCACCATTGGTAAAAAAAAGTGTATCCGTGTAGGTTTTATACTTATATTCGATGTAGTTAACCAATTTATAGAACCCTAAAAACTCCAAAAGAAAATGAAAAAGTTTCTTCAGTTAGCCATGTTCCTAGTCGCCGTACTACTTAGTTCCACTGCTATGGCACAAACTGGTTTTATCGTTTTTTATGAAGGCAACAATGGATCCCAGAACATTGTTGATACTAAAGATGATTCTCCCGGACAAGACTTCCGCCCCGCTCAGAACGACGAAGCCCGCTCCGTACAACTCGTAGCGGTTCGCGCTAATTGCACCATCCAGGTATTCGACGATCCAAACGGTTCCTTAAGAGATGACTTCTGTATCATCACCACCAAACGTTTCATCGGCTCTTACATCGTTAACAGCTTCGAACAATCCTACGAAGATGATAATGTTCGCGTAACATACATCCGCAATAACGGATTGGACGGAAAAGTGTCAAGGATTAAGATCCTCTAACACCTGCCTTTATTTCAACTTAGTTCAGGGAAAGGGTATCTGGGATCACCCTTTCCCTTCTCCCGTTTATTCACCCTGGAAAACCCCTCGCTTGATATGAAAACATTCCGTATCATAACTACCCGTTTGTGCCTCACACTCACTATCCTCCAAACACTCAACGCCTGCCGGCAAGACCTGCACGATGTCACTCCCGCTACACCGCCCAACGCCCGCATCGCTACCGCTGAAAGAGCCGCCTCCTACGCTGACCTCGCCCTGCGATGGGCCCCCGTACATTATCAGGACGTCGACGTCACCGGCAGCCACAGCCTCTCCGGCAAATCAGACTATATCACCGCCATCAACTTCGACAACGACTGGATAGCTACTAACAACTGGGATAATATCGCCAGTAACAACGCCTCCGCCCATGCCTACTACTCCGTAGTAGAAACCAGCACCCACTGGTTCATCACCTACGCCTTCTTCCACCCCCGCGATTGGACGGACCTGTTCCTCATCCTCGACGAACATGAAAACGATCTCGAAGGATTACTCACCGTAGTAAAAAAAGATGGCTCTGAATATGGCAGCCTGCAAGGTATCGTTACCGTCGCACATAGCGACTTCTACTCCTTCACACCCGCCGGCAGCCAGCTGCAGAACGGACAGGAGACCATCGACGGCACCCTCTCCCTTGAACAATATAACAACGCATTACACCCCGTTACCGCACAGGAAGCAAAAGGACATGGCCTCAAAGCCCATCCCTACTATAAGATAAATGGAGAGGGCGTAAGATACCTGCCGTCAGCAACCATCGCAGGTATACCCACGCATCCCGACGATCGTCAGGTCAACTACAAACTCGTCGATATCTTCGAAGCCAATGGCCTCTGGGACCAACGCAATAACACGCAATTGTTCAGCAGCCCCGCCGGTGCCTTCAAAAGCAGCTACGGCAGCGGCAACGCCAACGCCCCCTGGAACTGGAACGATGGCAACGATGGCGATGTCGCCACCGGCGAAATAGCCACCGACCCGGCCAAGCTCGTAAGCATCTACTTCAGCAACCTGGGTAACTTCGACCGTAACTACACCTCCAACAAATACAAAGGGATCTGATCCCATATCTACATATCGGCCCTCGACAAAATTCCCTCCCCGCAGGCTTTATGACGTTAGCAGATTAAAGCCTGCGCGCTTTTACATACTTTTGCAGCAAATGGGAAAGAAAATAGAGGACTTCAGCAAAATATTGGCTGCATTGGACATCAAGGCCCTGAACGATATGCAACAGGCCGCCATCATCGCCAATCAACAACATCAGGACGTAGTATTATTATCCGCTACCGGCTCCGGGAAGACATTAGCCTTCCTGCTACCCGTACTCCAACAGATACCTCCCGATACCAAATCCACCGCGGCCATGATCATCGTCCCGTCACGGGAACTGGCGCTACAGATCGAACAGGTATTCCGCTCCATGAGCACCGGCCTTAAGATCACCTGCTGCTATGGCGGACACTCCCGGGAAACAGAAGAGAACAACCTGGTAGAACCTCCGGCAATACTCGTCGGCACACCCGGCCGTATCTCCGATCACATACGTCGCGAAAACATTACCACCAACACCATCACCACCCTCGTACTCGACGAATTCGACAAATCACTGGAACTGGGCTTCCAGGAAGAAATGTCCTTCATCATATCTTCACTCCCGCATCTCCGCAAAAAGATGCTCACCTCCGCCACCGAAGCCGTACAAATACCCGATTTCGTCGGCCTGCAACAACCACATTATCTCAACTTCCTCCCCGCACACCAGGAACAACCGGCACAACTCAGCATCAAGACAGTACTATCCCCCGATAAGGACAAAGTAGATACCCTCTTCCGCCTGCTGTGCCTGTTAGGTAATCACCCGGCCATCGTCTTCTGCAACCACCGCGAATCAGTAGAACGCACCGGCGACCTGCTGTCTAAACTGGGTATCGTAAATACCTGCTATCATGGCGCCCTCGAACAGGAAGACAGAGATACCGCCCTCACCCGATTCAGGAACGGTTCCACCAACGTACTGGTCACTACAGACCTCGCCGCTCGTGGCCTCGATATACCGGATATCCACTATATCATCCACTATCACCTGCCGGGAACAGAAGAAATATTCATCCACCGAAATGGCCGCACCGCCAGGATGCAAGCCTCCGGTACCGCCATCGTCATGCTGTCGCCCGAGGAGAAACTACCGGCTTACATCTCCGCCGGCGTAGAAGAAATGCAATTACCGGATACGTACCAGCTGCCCGAAAAACCAATGTGGACCACCGTATACGTAAGCGCTGGCAAAAAAAATAAAGTCAACAAGATCGATATCGTAGGCTTCTTCTCCCAAAAAGGCCAACTCACAAAAGAAGATATCGGCCTCATAGAAGTCAAAGACTTCCACGCACTGGTCGCTGT
Protein-coding regions in this window:
- a CDS encoding DEAD/DEAH box helicase — protein: MGKKIEDFSKILAALDIKALNDMQQAAIIANQQHQDVVLLSATGSGKTLAFLLPVLQQIPPDTKSTAAMIIVPSRELALQIEQVFRSMSTGLKITCCYGGHSRETEENNLVEPPAILVGTPGRISDHIRRENITTNTITTLVLDEFDKSLELGFQEEMSFIISSLPHLRKKMLTSATEAVQIPDFVGLQQPHYLNFLPAHQEQPAQLSIKTVLSPDKDKVDTLFRLLCLLGNHPAIVFCNHRESVERTGDLLSKLGIVNTCYHGALEQEDRDTALTRFRNGSTNVLVTTDLAARGLDIPDIHYIIHYHLPGTEEIFIHRNGRTARMQASGTAIVMLSPEEKLPAYISAGVEEMQLPDTYQLPEKPMWTTVYVSAGKKNKVNKIDIVGFFSQKGQLTKEDIGLIEVKDFHALVAVKKTMVSQLLQRIKGLKIKNQRVRIEVAR
- a CDS encoding ABC transporter permease, whose product is MAALIRIWQHSCIRWHYNQNIIMLINYLKIAWRNLRKDSFYTVINVLGLALATAAFLFLIDFVQFEYSYEDFHPKAKDIYRVTMDRYKDGEYVVTDCETNFPLAAIMKKRLPEVMETVRLQTMEEFSTVNYGNQSYIVDKVYAADPTVFTMFNFPFVEGVSAHALDAPMQVVLTASLARRLFGDSPAKGKTIKALQLLLTVTGVIKDVPPNTHLKFDMLVSFPTLSSMGWKMDNWQGNNNFTYVQLAPGADLAVVNRKLLPISKEFIQNNRFTAEPIKDIHLYSHKTFEPEINGDAKSVRFMLMIAVLVLLIGSVNYVNLSTARASNRVKEIGMRRVLGSSRSLLIRQLMVETILVNLLAMCLALMIVQLLTPAYVQLIGKPIVLQLFSSRTFWGICAAIFVFNCLLSGLYPAISLSGTKAITVMQRTSTGTSQGNLLRRMLVVGQFAAALLVLSASLIVYRQLSFMRGQDLGLNPSQVLVVKNAITGMPDSTVNLQNKTLRESLSRLPHVTQVAMSGSLPGVSLHELATMSGISRYGSKSNEGLTFYLYGIDAHFIPNMQMKMAAGDNFREGYPYENQVIISRQAAKILGFASPEAAVGQKLSLQISKLDHTVITGVVDDYHQRSLKESILPMIHWYYNGGAYYTIRVDTKDVQQTITAVKQVWDAQYPGYPFEYHFMDELFDQQYKSDQQFGQIVKVFSLFTLFITCLGILGLTAYNVTRRTKEIGIRKVLGASSASIVRLLSQDMVRLVLIAIVVGTPLSWYMMSQWLEDFAYHIEIQWWMFVLAGLMTVLIALLTVSFQSVRAALTNPVRSLRSE
- a CDS encoding GAF domain-containing protein gives rise to the protein MINTILDVSATKAMSLDVDAAVSFGPFLRHLQNRIAVEKTVKASFYRTIIEQFEMCGITPDTDIPMDKLGDYGLLMEYIYACVSPALTGEEEIAWGLAVPLQPIVFYGTEAMYNMLTLRLEDKSQTYVVEKTPEDHHRERLHFIYSLILKRLYNFQIPAQAQLHHAWTHAETGLLRYYSVSMDTDYLEVTAKGSLPELNFSELQGRVVEASGYDLLEEILPLHLFRFRGFAVLNVCDVTAEQSVDNIKNVRLTRTPGNEEESYNSVIRSLKTLVKNDRIEFDLFPFVRVNGKPVYGYVKGGNGILFSVWGEQTLTPEQFSEVAEAYCANPKSFFSPDINGRVEIKMKYLDGFRNAGVRSLALLPLFYNHNPVGVLCMHTWKDQTFDEKIIALLEPAISPIGQLLQIYIDEFNLELENIIKEHFTSIQPSVQWKFNEVAWHYLHARKKHRPLVSERIDFKEVYPIYGAVDIRNSTVERNMAIKADLENHLQILSDTLAELQPYDPSSLMQEMRFNCSKWQQTLQKAELGSLAENTLNNFLAEESCQYLHYVREQDPKATPIVDKFLGMLQAPDGPIHHHRHALEVSMQLINTTVNNYFENEKEQLQRAYPCYFEKFRTDGVEYDAYIGQSISPDKPFNPLHLKNIRLWQLSSMVAVTRLTHALISEMARPLETTQLIFIHNHTIDISFRRDERKFDVEGAYNIRYQMIKKRIDKVHIKGTTERLTQPGKIALIYSGERDVAEYRPFIAYLQETNALSNELEELELEELQGLSGLKALRVSVIYSSPGTC
- a CDS encoding serine hydrolase domain-containing protein, which produces MRLLTPFHMHFTVILSCLLLLLPGYTLPAHAQKITLSRQIDQLIQSDTPHRFNGMISIFRNGKEIYHNNKGWADLEKKQPFTANAQFTIASISKQIAAVLILQQVANHRIQLDKPIGEYLPDLPHNWKQQVTIQQLLTHTSGLNKQGDSLENKPGTRYAYSNTGYILLGRVLEKVTGSSYAVLTATLFRQCKMYHSLAPADNTAQIDTSTIVQGYTENEQRRLEPARRLWLPFYAPAGATVSTVSDLQQWLQCLHNGRLLPPALYKNMITPAITYEHRWGTLGYGYGLMINQQQDIPEIGHSGYVEGFIATAVTFPQARLSLVILENVSWDPADMSRVYRHHDNIRTLIREKIKTDQFK